In a genomic window of Halobiforma lacisalsi AJ5:
- a CDS encoding GNAT family N-acetyltransferase, producing the protein MEIRRLPADEAAVRRYLERLWVPFNRELEGIAEGFALADDVDPVESELEYRLDRLEEDSYRAWVAVDADSGHSRARGRGREQEPLAEVDGEFAGFVATEVDEPPSTFDRPDRLVIRDIYVGEPYRGTGLARELIDRARTRARERGCSEFALEVDVENERALAFYEKLGFETVRRTMVADVDADVGDGAE; encoded by the coding sequence ATGGAGATCCGTCGACTCCCCGCAGACGAAGCCGCCGTCCGTCGCTATCTCGAGAGGCTCTGGGTGCCCTTCAACCGCGAACTCGAGGGAATAGCCGAGGGGTTCGCGCTGGCCGACGACGTCGATCCCGTGGAGTCGGAACTCGAGTACCGGCTGGACCGTCTCGAGGAGGACAGTTACCGGGCGTGGGTCGCCGTCGACGCTGACTCCGGTCACAGTCGCGCTCGCGGTCGTGGTCGCGAGCAGGAGCCCCTCGCGGAGGTAGACGGCGAGTTCGCCGGGTTCGTCGCGACCGAGGTCGACGAGCCCCCGTCGACGTTCGACCGTCCGGATCGGCTCGTCATCCGTGACATCTACGTCGGAGAGCCGTACCGCGGGACGGGGCTGGCTCGCGAGTTGATCGATCGAGCCAGGACTCGAGCGCGCGAACGGGGCTGTTCCGAGTTCGCGCTCGAGGTCGACGTCGAAAACGAACGGGCGCTCGCGTTCTACGAAAAACTGGGGTTCGAGACCGTTCGGCGGACGATGGTGGCTGACGTCGACGCCGACGTCGGTGACGGAG
- a CDS encoding DUF456 domain-containing protein → MVDAITVLAVALLVAAVAGTVVPLVPGGLLSLAGVYLYWWHSGFTEPGALTLAVLTLLGVLTLLVEFFGGSIAAKAGGASWGTTAAAAAVGIVLMVVTGPIGLLVGLFGTVFALEFVRDGNVDESAQSALYATGGMLASTAAQALLTATVLFGFLIAVFLL, encoded by the coding sequence ATGGTCGACGCGATCACGGTCCTCGCGGTCGCCTTGCTCGTCGCCGCCGTCGCCGGCACCGTCGTGCCGCTGGTCCCCGGGGGTCTGCTCTCCCTGGCCGGCGTCTACCTCTACTGGTGGCACTCCGGCTTCACAGAGCCCGGCGCTCTCACGCTCGCCGTCCTGACGTTGCTCGGCGTCTTGACGCTGCTCGTCGAGTTCTTCGGCGGCTCGATCGCGGCGAAGGCCGGCGGCGCGTCGTGGGGAACGACCGCCGCCGCGGCCGCCGTCGGGATCGTCCTCATGGTCGTCACCGGCCCGATCGGGCTGCTCGTAGGGCTGTTCGGGACGGTCTTCGCCCTCGAGTTCGTCCGCGACGGCAACGTCGACGAGAGCGCGCAGTCGGCGCTGTACGCGACCGGGGGCATGCTCGCCTCGACGGCCGCCCAGGCGCTGCTGACGGCGACGGTCCTGTTCGGCTTCCTGATCGCCGTGTTCCTGCTGTGA
- a CDS encoding SDR family NAD(P)-dependent oxidoreductase, with translation MADGAIIVGGSSGIGEALARELADDGYVVGLAARRTERMRRIGSELATKSYVATMDVTDPEDAREGFFQLAEAMPSVDLVVVSAGVADVNYDLEWASERRTIDVNVRGFAAIATAAISYFEERSGRAGETGGHLVGISSVASRFGNGGTQAYNASKAFVSRYLEGLRTRQAGSGGDVTITTIEPGFVDTEMSYGSFWQCSPETAAKQIVRAIRKEKTHAYVTRRWRLVAWTLSLVPNAILRRALS, from the coding sequence ATGGCAGACGGCGCGATCATCGTCGGCGGTTCGTCCGGCATCGGCGAAGCGCTGGCTCGCGAACTCGCCGACGACGGCTACGTGGTCGGGCTGGCGGCCCGACGGACGGAACGGATGCGACGGATCGGTTCGGAACTGGCGACCAAGTCCTACGTCGCGACGATGGACGTCACCGACCCCGAGGACGCCCGCGAGGGCTTTTTCCAGCTCGCGGAGGCGATGCCGTCGGTCGACCTCGTGGTCGTCAGCGCCGGCGTCGCCGACGTCAACTACGACCTCGAGTGGGCGTCCGAACGGCGCACGATCGACGTCAACGTCCGCGGGTTCGCGGCGATCGCGACGGCGGCGATCTCGTACTTCGAGGAACGCTCCGGCCGTGCCGGCGAGACGGGCGGGCACCTCGTCGGCATCTCCTCGGTCGCGAGTCGGTTCGGCAACGGCGGCACGCAGGCGTACAACGCCTCGAAGGCGTTCGTCTCGCGCTACCTCGAGGGACTGCGAACCCGACAGGCCGGCTCCGGCGGGGACGTGACGATCACGACGATCGAACCAGGCTTCGTCGACACCGAGATGTCCTACGGCTCGTTCTGGCAGTGTTCCCCGGAGACGGCAGCAAAGCAGATCGTCCGCGCGATACGGAAGGAGAAGACCCACGCGTACGTCACGCGGCGGTGGCGGCTCGTGGCGTGGACGCTGTCGCTGGTGCCGAACGCAATTCTTCGGCGGGCGCTGTCCTGA
- the tmcA gene encoding tRNA(Met) cytidine acetyltransferase TmcA: MDDVADLAAALAAEARDANERRALVLAGDRERGYEALEAVLDSLPVPITSTTLVGPEDRLRCEQIEGVHASELLGTTRDIVAIDAHDGLRPNALGKVVGAVDGGGLLVLLTPPLEEWPDRRGSFDESLAVPPFALADVSGRFRRRLVDTLRDHRGVAIVDLEAGRIADDGLTDPAPRLPEVDADAVDPRSDPSSDRRFPAAAYEACLTSDQAEAVEAFESLRAGEEESRRAVVLEADRGRGKSSAAGLAAGAFAADGADVLVTAPDARNAREAFDRAGELCETLGVASSVDGRHVETTAGGRVRFLEPAAAVDAVGEADVVIVDEAAALPVSRLEAFLAADAVAFATTIHGYEGAGRGFSVRFRDRLAGSDHEVTERTLVEPIRYAAGDPVEVWAFRALLLDARPPVEPLVEDAAPDSVEYRRLEPVDLLADDRLLREAFGLLVLAHYRTEPNDLARLLDAPNLEARALVHDGHVVSVALLAREGNLSAETRAEMYEGGRVRGNMLPDVLTSQLRDEEAGAPAGLRVVRIATHHAARSRGLGSALLEHVRDEFASDDDSNIDWLGTGFGATPGLLEFWRENGYRTVHVSTTRNDASGEYSALMLAPVSGAGQRLRDRHAAWFARRFSALCTDSLADLDPDVARAVLRSVDADAAPPLEVSDHEWRVVGGAAYGPGLFDVDPGPFRRLIVRYFVEDPADVDLTPREERLLVLRGLQGREWPAVADRLEYPSAGQCMRALGDAVRPLVDRYGVERGVDAALEVRERFGE; the protein is encoded by the coding sequence ATGGACGACGTCGCGGACCTCGCGGCGGCGCTCGCCGCGGAGGCACGAGATGCGAACGAGCGCCGGGCCCTGGTCCTCGCCGGTGATCGCGAACGCGGGTACGAGGCGCTCGAGGCGGTCCTCGATTCGCTCCCGGTGCCGATCACGAGCACCACGCTCGTCGGCCCCGAGGACCGACTGCGCTGCGAGCAGATCGAAGGCGTTCACGCGAGCGAACTGCTCGGAACGACTCGCGATATCGTCGCCATCGACGCCCACGACGGACTCCGCCCGAACGCCCTCGGGAAGGTCGTCGGCGCCGTCGACGGCGGCGGCCTGCTCGTGCTCCTGACCCCGCCGCTCGAGGAGTGGCCGGACCGTCGCGGGTCGTTCGACGAGTCGCTCGCGGTCCCGCCGTTCGCGCTCGCGGACGTTTCGGGCCGGTTTCGCCGGCGGCTCGTCGATACCCTTCGGGACCATCGGGGCGTCGCGATCGTCGACCTCGAGGCCGGCCGGATCGCGGACGACGGGCTGACGGATCCCGCGCCGCGCCTTCCCGAAGTCGACGCCGATGCCGTCGACCCGCGGTCCGACCCGTCGTCCGACCGTCGGTTCCCGGCCGCAGCCTACGAGGCCTGTCTCACGAGCGACCAGGCCGAAGCGGTCGAGGCCTTCGAATCGCTTCGCGCGGGCGAGGAGGAATCACGCCGCGCCGTCGTGCTCGAGGCCGACCGCGGGCGCGGGAAATCCAGCGCCGCGGGGCTCGCGGCCGGCGCGTTCGCCGCCGACGGCGCGGACGTGCTCGTCACGGCCCCCGACGCGCGCAACGCCCGCGAGGCGTTCGACCGGGCCGGCGAACTCTGCGAGACGCTGGGGGTCGCCTCGAGCGTCGACGGCCGCCACGTCGAGACGACGGCGGGCGGCCGGGTCCGGTTCCTCGAACCCGCCGCGGCCGTCGACGCGGTCGGGGAGGCGGACGTCGTGATCGTCGACGAAGCCGCCGCGCTGCCCGTCTCGCGGCTCGAGGCGTTCCTCGCGGCCGACGCCGTCGCGTTCGCGACGACGATCCACGGCTACGAGGGTGCCGGCCGCGGGTTCTCCGTTCGGTTCCGGGACCGACTGGCTGGAAGCGATCACGAGGTGACCGAACGGACCCTCGTGGAGCCGATCCGCTACGCCGCGGGCGACCCCGTCGAGGTATGGGCCTTCCGGGCGCTGTTGCTCGACGCCCGGCCGCCGGTCGAGCCGCTGGTCGAGGACGCCGCCCCCGACAGCGTCGAGTACCGGCGACTCGAGCCCGTGGACCTGCTCGCGGACGACCGCCTCCTGCGGGAGGCGTTCGGGCTGCTGGTGCTCGCCCACTACCGGACCGAGCCCAACGACCTCGCGCGCCTGCTCGACGCGCCGAACCTCGAGGCTCGCGCCCTCGTCCACGACGGCCACGTCGTCAGCGTCGCCCTCCTGGCTCGCGAGGGGAACCTCTCGGCGGAGACCCGCGCCGAGATGTACGAGGGCGGCCGCGTGCGCGGGAACATGCTCCCGGACGTGTTGACCAGCCAGCTCCGGGACGAGGAAGCGGGCGCCCCCGCCGGACTGCGGGTCGTCCGCATCGCGACCCACCACGCGGCGCGCTCGCGCGGGCTCGGCTCGGCGCTGCTCGAGCACGTTCGCGACGAGTTCGCGAGCGACGACGACTCGAACATCGACTGGCTCGGCACCGGCTTCGGCGCGACGCCCGGCTTGCTCGAGTTTTGGCGCGAAAACGGCTACCGGACCGTTCACGTCTCGACCACCCGCAACGACGCCAGCGGGGAGTACTCGGCGCTCATGCTCGCGCCGGTCTCCGGGGCCGGGCAGCGGCTCCGCGACCGCCACGCCGCGTGGTTCGCCCGGCGGTTCTCCGCGCTATGTACCGACTCGCTCGCCGACCTCGATCCCGACGTGGCCCGCGCGGTCCTCCGGAGCGTCGACGCCGACGCCGCGCCGCCGCTCGAGGTGAGCGACCACGAGTGGCGCGTGGTCGGGGGCGCAGCCTACGGCCCGGGGCTGTTCGACGTCGACCCCGGCCCGTTCCGCCGGCTGATCGTCCGGTACTTCGTCGAGGACCCGGCCGACGTCGACCTCACGCCGCGGGAGGAGCGGCTGCTGGTCCTCCGCGGGCTCCAGGGGCGGGAGTGGCCCGCCGTCGCGGACCGGCTCGAGTACCCCTCCGCGGGGCAGTGTATGCGCGCGCTCGGCGATGCGGTCCGGCCGCTGGTCGACCGATACGGGGTCGAACGCGGAGTCGATGCGGCCCTCGAGGTCCGGGAACGGTTCGGGGAATAG
- a CDS encoding CPBP family intramembrane glutamic endopeptidase translates to MTEPSRLRRLVSRIVRGRDDPRPRAIWRIAVPLLTVLVIGAGVVPGVLSAAFGLEPAPPWAGLLSNGSAAAVAALVLVGSARALDRRPIAEYGFDASREWGQQFGIGVLFGGAVLGFAYGIGYAVGSVRIEGVLSPGSVGSLPLGIAAFAVVWLCVGFWEEVVFRGLFVTNATEGLASRSLSPCAATVGAVVVSSVVFGSLHAPASAVPGNASLAGMLVVWTLMGGLLAVTYVLTGRLAAPIGVHFAINFAANNILAAPVPGQPATPTIVRTAVTGPGLWHPIGGLPMVIAVAAGYAVLAGWWVRQPDGTPMGWPNAPGRTDS, encoded by the coding sequence ATGACCGAACCGAGCCGCCTGCGCCGTCTCGTCTCGAGGATCGTCCGTGGCCGGGACGACCCCCGCCCACGGGCTATCTGGCGGATCGCGGTTCCGCTCTTGACGGTCCTGGTGATCGGGGCCGGCGTCGTCCCCGGCGTCCTGTCGGCCGCGTTCGGCCTCGAGCCGGCACCGCCGTGGGCCGGTCTCCTCTCGAACGGGTCGGCCGCCGCCGTCGCGGCCCTGGTTCTCGTCGGTTCGGCGCGGGCGCTGGATCGGCGACCGATCGCCGAGTATGGGTTCGACGCGTCCCGGGAGTGGGGACAGCAGTTCGGGATCGGCGTCCTCTTCGGGGGTGCGGTGCTCGGGTTCGCGTACGGGATCGGCTACGCGGTCGGCAGCGTCAGGATCGAAGGGGTCCTCTCCCCCGGATCCGTCGGCTCGCTTCCGCTCGGTATCGCCGCGTTCGCCGTCGTCTGGCTCTGCGTCGGCTTCTGGGAGGAGGTCGTCTTCCGAGGGCTGTTCGTCACGAACGCGACCGAGGGATTGGCCTCCCGATCGCTGTCCCCGTGTGCGGCCACCGTCGGTGCCGTCGTCGTCTCCTCGGTCGTCTTCGGGTCCCTCCACGCGCCAGCGTCGGCAGTTCCCGGGAACGCCTCGCTCGCCGGGATGCTCGTCGTCTGGACGCTCATGGGCGGACTGCTCGCGGTCACGTACGTCCTCACCGGTCGACTCGCGGCCCCGATCGGCGTTCACTTCGCGATCAACTTCGCGGCGAACAACATCCTCGCCGCACCCGTACCGGGACAGCCGGCGACGCCGACGATCGTCCGGACCGCCGTCACCGGCCCCGGCCTGTGGCACCCCATCGGCGGGCTGCCGATGGTGATCGCAGTCGCGGCTGGCTACGCCGTCCTCGCGGGCTGGTGGGTCCGACAGCCGGACGGCACGCCGATGGGCTGGCCGAACGCTCCCGGTCGGACCGACTCGTAG
- a CDS encoding DUF7351 domain-containing protein, which produces MADDRTRWTDRTGVFDLLTNETRVGIVAELAARLGDDRDGRDLSFSELRRRVEGRETGNFSYHLEPLEGTLVERTERGTYRLTERGAYLASVLAAGFYEEHELRTVAKEVGPCPECDEPLECRHENGLLRIACANDHAAAQILMPRSQLERRSADELVTAATAVAHYHTSLVRRGVCPLCHGTTEGTLEEGPAERPHVTYRCRHCGVAGFGAPGVFLLDHPAVVAFLHEHGIDAREIPPWSPLLADGGSVDSTVVSRDPPRLRCRVRLEGDELQLGFDVAAGRTRLEGPAGESAGDDGGGNGG; this is translated from the coding sequence ATGGCCGACGATCGAACGCGGTGGACCGACCGCACGGGGGTCTTCGATCTGCTCACCAACGAGACGCGGGTGGGGATCGTCGCCGAACTCGCGGCTCGACTGGGGGACGACCGCGACGGTCGTGACCTGTCCTTCTCGGAACTCAGGCGGCGCGTCGAGGGCCGGGAAACGGGGAACTTCTCCTACCACCTCGAGCCGCTCGAGGGGACGCTCGTCGAGCGGACCGAACGGGGAACCTACCGGCTGACGGAACGCGGCGCGTACCTCGCGAGCGTGCTCGCGGCGGGGTTCTACGAGGAACACGAACTGCGGACCGTCGCGAAGGAAGTCGGGCCCTGTCCGGAGTGCGACGAACCCCTCGAGTGTCGCCACGAGAACGGCCTGTTGCGCATCGCGTGTGCGAACGACCACGCTGCGGCCCAGATTCTGATGCCCCGCAGCCAACTCGAGCGCCGTTCGGCCGACGAACTGGTGACCGCGGCGACGGCAGTCGCCCACTACCACACGTCGCTCGTCCGACGGGGAGTGTGTCCGCTGTGTCACGGCACGACGGAGGGCACGCTCGAGGAGGGGCCGGCCGAGCGCCCCCATGTGACGTATCGCTGTCGCCACTGCGGAGTCGCCGGGTTCGGCGCACCGGGCGTCTTCCTCCTCGATCATCCGGCCGTCGTCGCCTTTCTCCACGAGCACGGGATCGACGCCCGGGAGATACCACCCTGGAGCCCGCTGCTCGCTGACGGGGGTTCCGTCGACTCGACGGTGGTGAGCCGCGATCCGCCGCGGCTCCGCTGTAGGGTTCGGCTCGAGGGTGACGAACTCCAGTTGGGTTTCGACGTCGCCGCGGGCCGAACCCGGCTCGAGGGACCGGCCGGGGAGAGCGCTGGCGACGACGGTGGTGGGAACGGAGGGTAA